One window of the Sebaldella sp. S0638 genome contains the following:
- a CDS encoding PepSY domain-containing protein: MKKRNSKIIIYFLAAVFIFLTANSATDISDINCLNKKTKSRFVKPELTVGQAGEIALKKSGGGDITKCEIDYDDGYVIYEIEVLNSNIKYEFEIDGITGDILESESKIKNKPRSSKTLLPSMLNAEEAETIVLNHAGFTKSNVSFVKFGNYDKRGKMLYDIEFLTDSKKYSYEIDAVTGQIISYHVKQR, encoded by the coding sequence ATGAAGAAAAGAAATTCTAAAATAATTATTTATTTTTTAGCCGCGGTATTTATATTTCTAACAGCAAATTCAGCAACTGATATTTCTGACATCAACTGTTTGAATAAAAAAACAAAAAGCAGATTTGTAAAACCTGAACTGACTGTGGGACAGGCAGGAGAAATCGCACTGAAAAAATCCGGCGGGGGAGATATTACAAAGTGTGAAATTGACTACGATGACGGATATGTTATATATGAAATTGAAGTTTTGAACAGTAATATAAAATATGAATTTGAAATAGACGGTATAACAGGAGATATTCTGGAGTCAGAATCTAAAATAAAAAACAAACCCCGGTCTTCAAAAACACTTTTGCCCAGTATGCTAAATGCTGAAGAAGCAGAAACAATTGTTCTGAATCATGCCGGTTTTACAAAATCAAATGTAAGCTTTGTTAAATTCGGCAATTACGACAAACGCGGAAAAATGTTATATGATATTGAATTTCTAACTGATTCAAAAAAATATAGTTATGAAATAGACGCTGTTACCGGACAGATTATTTCATATCATGTTAAACAAAGATAA